From Selenomonadales bacterium:
ACCGCAAGAAGCAGGCACGCTCGCTTCCTCGGAAGCACTTGTCGTCGTTCTGTTTTCCATCGCATTTCTCGCAACGCCGTTTACCCTATACGACTGGATCGGCGGTGCATTCATCGTCCTGACAGTTATCTTGCTTGCCAGACAATCAGCTCAACACAAACGCTAACTCGGAGGTGTATCCTTCTTGTCGACCAAACAAAAAGAAACGATGATAAAAGGGATAGCCTTCCTTTTGCTCGTCCTATCGTTCTTGCTCGTTCATATTCTGTACCCCGACTTCTTTCCGCGTATGTTCCATCTCGTCACAAGCGGTGATATCGACGCGCTCGTCGAATTTTTCCGCTCATTCGGCGCATGGGCCATGTTTTTCAGTTTTTGGATAGATGTCCTTGTCAACGCGCTCGGATTCTTGCCGTCCATCTTCATCTCAACAGCCAACGGCATCGTATTCGGCATCATCCCCGGTATCATCATCTCGTGGCTTGCCGAAACAGTCGGCGTCATCATCAGCTTTCTCTTGATGCGTACTATCCTGCGTTCCTCTGCCGAGAAGATCATCGCCAAGAGCGGCGCGCTCAAAAAGATCGACGAATTCAGCGGTAAAAAAGGATTCCAGCTCATGCTCATCATGCGCACGATACCGTACTTCCCATCAGGTGTACTGACAGCACTCGGCGCGCTCAGCAGCATCAGCCTGCGCGACTACGTGCTCGCCAACCTTATCGGAAAATTCCCCTCGACAGCGCTTGAAGTCATCGTCGGACACGACATCGTACTGTTTGAACAGAACCTCCACCGCCTTACCATGGTCGTAATAGGCGCGACCGTCGTATACGGTCTTCTCTGGTACTGCCAACGTAAAAAAGAAAAAAAGTCCGTTAAGGACACAAAATAAAAAGCGAGGGCTTATCCTTCGCTTTTTTCTATGGCAGTCATTCTTATCAAACACTTTTCCAAGAATGGCAAACTATCATATTATAGAAACATACTATTCTTTTCACAGGAGTTCACATATGCAATCGATCATCATAAACGGCTGCCGCATCGCTGTATCGATCGTCAGAAGCAACCGCAAAACGATACAACTAAAGATCACCTCCTCAACTCACATCGAGGTACGCGCCCCTCTTCTGATGACAGACAATGCTATACATGCTCTGCTCATCAAGAAACAAGACTGGATCACCTCGCACCTTGCCAAAGCCTCTCAATCTCTGATGGCAACACCGTCAGCACTACCGCACGTTCTGCTTTTTTTCGGCAGAAAGATACCGCTTCACCTGCATACCGCACCGAACATCACCACCTTCGCTGCCGATTACAGTGAAACGGCTTTCACCTTAACACATCCGCCCTCTGCCTCGACCGAAGAAATCAAAAATGCCATCATCTCCTACTATCGCATGACGGCAAGAACCTACTTGGAAGAAAAAAGTGCCGAATGGGCAAAACGCATTGGCGTCACCTATAATCGTATCACCATCAAAGAACAAAAAACAGTTTGGGCAACCTGTACTTCCCTCAAGAATCTCAACTACAATCGGCATCTCATTCAAATACCGCCCGAACTGATCGACTACGTCGTTATCCACGAGCTGTGTCATCTGCGCCACCTCAATCACAGCCCCGCCTTCTGGGAACTCGTATCAAAGTACGACCCACAATACAAAGAACATAAACGTGCCCTCAACCGAATCAGCACGCACATCATAACATCAATATAAAGGAGTGTCCTTATCATGCGTAAACTCATTACCACCATATTCTGTCTTATCCTGATGTCTTTCTCTGCGCTCACCTTCGCAAATGAAGCCCCGCCCGCACGAACCATCACTGTCACAGGCGACAGCATCGTTACCTGCGCACCCGATATGGCGACCGTCGAACTTCGTATCATCACATCTGCCAAAACGAGCATCAAAGCACAACAAGACAACGCACGCCTTGCAAAAAGCGTCCGCGACCATCTCTATACGCTCGGCATCAAAGCAAGCGACATCGACAGCACGCAATTCTCCCTCTCTCCGCAATACAGCGAAGAAAAGAACAAACCGTCTACCATTGTCGGCTACACACTTCGTCACTCTCTTACCGTGACCGTCAACGATCTTGCCAAGCTGCCTGACGTTATCGACGGTGCGATGCACCACGGCGTCACCCAGATCGGCACCATCAACTACGATCGCCATGACAAAGACAGCTTCAAAGCAGAAGCCTTGACAAAAGCCGCACATGCCGCACAGCAAAAAGCGATCACCCTCGCGAAAGCCTTTGGCGAGCCTGAGCCCAAGCTCCTCTCCGTCTCCGAAACAGGCGTACACTATCGTCCGCATACCATGGTCTACAAAGCCAACGCTATGCGCGACACCGAAACAGCCCTCGCGACCGAGCTTTCCCCTGATGACATTGAAGTATCGGCCTCCGTCACAGCCGTATTCACCCTTCCGTAAAATGTCCAAATAAAAAAGACAATGCAGCATAATCTGCATTGTCTTTTTTATTTTCTTATCTGCGTTTTCTTCCTCTTTGCTGCTGTTTTTGTTGTTGCTGCAAGAGTGCTTTGTTACGTGGGTCGCGCGGTCCGCCGACACGATAACGGTCACCAAACAAGAGCAGTCGATCGCCGAACATCATCCACAAGAGAAGTGCAAGGACGGCCATGTTGCCGATCTCACCGCCGATGATGCCAAGGTCTACCAAAACAGAGATAAAGGTGATAGCACCCAAATAGGACATTGCTTTTTTCAAGTCAATGTACGGGTGTTGTTTCAAGATCAAATATGCTACGCCCAAAACGACAAGATCGATAACGACCCATGCTAATCCGTTTACGATGAACATTTTTGCCGCAGCACCGGCGAACAAAACGCCAAATACTTTTGCCATTACCATATTCACGTTATAATTTCCCCCTAATTAGTCCGATTGATATTATAGATATTTCTTCGCACATCGTACTTTTCCTGCTATGCACAAAATTATCTTTCTGTCAAATTGAGTTTGCGCGGTAGGATTCTTCCCATTCTTCGCGAATAGATAGGGATAGCCTTTCTGTGAAGGGGAGTTTTTTATGTCATCAACACCTGCGCGTTTGACTGCGCTCGATTATATCCGCGGTATCGCAATGCTCGGTGTCATCGGTATCCACGTCGGCTCGTTCAGCTTGTCGAATCCCGATCTTAACATTGAACTGTTCGCATTGCTTGAAGTCGTATCACGATTCAGCGTACCGATATTCTTCTTCGTATCTGCGTTCGGGCTCTTTTATCGGCTCGATATTCACGCACCGTTTTCATACGGTACATTTATGAAACGGCGATTGCGCACTGTTCTTATCCCGTATCTCGTCTGGACGCTTCTGTATCGACTACATTATTCAATGAATTTTCACGACTGGAATGTGTGGGACCCGTTCGCACTTTTGACGACCGTATTCTTCGGGCTTGGTTCGTATCATCTCTATTTCATGGTCATCTTGGTATGGTTCTATGCACTGATGCCTGTCTGGATCGCCTGCATGAAACGGCTTACCCGCCCGCTCCCAATGCTCGCAGGTCTGTTCATCGTTCAGCTTGCATTCAACCACTGGTCGACAGTCATGCTCTGGTCAGTGCCGCTTGACGGTTCTTTCTCTAGCCAATGCATCCAATATCGACTAAACTTCTGGCCGTTGCACTATCTGTTCATCTTCCTGTTGGGCGCAACGTTCGCCGTTCATTATCAATCGATCTACGCATGGCTGAAAGACCACGGTAAGCTCGTCTACTCGCTCGGCTTCCTGTCACTCGTCTTGATACTCGGTCGCTTCTATGCGTACCTCAATGCAACGCCTGCTTACTCACCAGAATCGGCGATGAATATGGTACAACAGCTCAGTCCCGTCGGTCTTGTCTACACAGTAGGTACAACATTCTTCTTATTCCGTCTGTTCACATTTACGAATATGCCGACAAAAGTCCAAAGCATCCTCTCTACACTCGGTCATCATTCGTATTTCATCTATTTATTCCACCCATTTGCCTTGTCATTCTTCGGCGATACGGCACTTTTGTGGGGCATCGTATTAACGACGAAAAAAATTATCGCACTCTATCTTGCAACAACTGTCACATCGCTTCTGTTTGCAATGACAGCAGAACGCATCAGCAAAAAGATACCTCTTGTGGGACAGCTTCTCACAGGTGCAAGAGCCAAATAAAAAAGAGCCTGCCTCATGGCAGGTTCTTTTTTATGTTCTCAGTAAGTCGGCGCGTTCTTTTTTTGTCAGCACACCGACTTTGCGCGGGATCGTTTTACCGTTCACTTTTTTACGATAGGCAAAAAACGACCGCCAGAAAAGCACTTCCCGTTCGGCAAGCGGATATGTTGTTTGATACGCATCGTAGACGGGATAAAAAAGGTCGCCTTCTTCCTGCCAACGATTTTCTTCGAGTTCTTTTTCCAATAGCAAGAACACCTGCCAAACAGCAGTCAGTACTCTGCCTTCTCCCGTTTCATACAGCATGGGAAATCGCGCTTGTCGCCATGCTTGATTCCCGCCGAATCGCGACAACGGTACGATATACGGCATAGACAAAGCGGCAGGATAGTCATGTACCGCGATGCGCATCGCCATGCCAACGATCTGTACGGCTGTTATCTGTACATCTTTGTCTTCCTGCAGCTCAGCATAATAAAGTATATCGCTTAAGAATCGACGCATCACAGGCGAGTACGGATTCATGGCAGCAAGCCCCGCCATGCTTCGGCACGATTCCATCAATGCGAGCAGGTCACAGTTTGTCCATTGTCCTTTCGTCAACGATTCTATCAAGCAGCTTCTCCACGCTTCATAACACGCTTCTCCGTCTTGGTGCAGGATACGTTCGAGCCAAGCAGTCAGAAGCGACGTCAGTCTTGCCATACTGCCTGTTCGCATAAAAAACACTTTCATCATGCGCATCATCATCTCGCGAAACAGCCCTTCATCCCGCCCGCGTACAGCAAGTATCCCGACTTGTTTCACCGCTCGCACGAGCTCGTCCACTACGGATTCCTCTTCAATCGCGATACGACAAAGATAATCACCGCACTTCGCCATAAGGGCAGGCTGTCTGTTACGATACGCATGGAGAGCAATGACCGAGAGCGCACCAACGATCTCCTCGCGACAGGACGGATTATGTCGATATAATGGAACAAATCCGCTCAAGAGCGCCAGTGCACAATCACTCTTACCCAGATCGGCGACTTGCCGAACAAGGCTGCCCAGTCGCCCTGCATCCTGACGCTCCGCCACACCTTCACTATACAGAAATTTGAGCGTTTCGAAGCCCCATTCGATATGTCCCCACTTTTCTTCTGCCGCGGCCAAGCCGAGGAACGGATAAAGTCGCCTGCACCGATCGTGTCTTCGTCTTAACTTCGTTGAAACAAGCTCTATTTTCATTCGTTTTTTACGCCAATCCCACTTCCACTTATTTTGTTTTTGGATACAAAAGAGCCGACCCGAATTTAGGCCGACTCCTACTTTGTGCATAGATAGCAATCAGATCAACTCCCGCTTCTTAGCGCGCGTTCGTATCTCCTTTATATACTGCTCCTCTTGCTGCGTCTACTGTTACTCTGTCTTGATCGTGTAAAATGGTTCTTGCTTCTTTTGCTCCGACAATGACCGGAATACCGCAGCTTACACCGATAATAGCTGCAGGCGATGTCAAACCGCCTTCTTCCGTAATGATTGCCGATGCTTGTGCTGCATAACGCGCGGTTTCTTCATTGATACCGTTCGTTACCAGGATATCGCCCGGTTTGAATTTTTCTTTGATGTCTTTGATGCTCGATGCGACACAGCAGTTACCTACTGCCGCACGCTGACCGATACCGGCACCGCGAAGAAGTACGTCGCCGATGACCTGTACGCGGATCATGTTCGTCGTACCGCTGATACCGACAGGTACACCTGCCGTGATAACGACGAGGTCGCCCTCTTTTACCGCACCTGCTTCTACAGCACTGTCAACACCGTTGCCGACCATTTCATCACTGTTTTTGCAGAAATGGCCGAGAATCGTTTTGACGCCGCGAAGAAGCTGTACGCGACGACGCGTTTTCTGATACGGCGTCACGCAGATGATCGGTGCGTTCGGACGATATTTGGAGATCATGCGCGGTGTGTAACCGCTTGCAGATACCGTCAAGATAGCTGCCGCATGAAGCTCTTGTGCAACCTGAACCGTAGCGTGGCTGATCGCATTCGTGCTGCTGATATTCGTTGCAATGCCTTTCGTCAAGAACATTTTTTCGTAGTTGAGGTTCTGTTCCGTATGAACGGCAATCTTGTTCATCATTTTTACTGCTTCGATCGGATATTTACCGGCAGCCGTTTCACCACTGAGCATGATCGCATCGGTACCGTCCATGATAGCATTCGCAATATCACTTGCTTCCGCACGTGTCGGACGCGGATTGACGATCATGGATTCAAGCATCTGCGTTGCCGTGATAACAGGTTTCGCCGCCTGGTTACATTTCTGAATAAGCAATTTCTGAATAACAGGTACTTCTTCCGTCGGGATCTCTACGCCCAAGTCACCGCGCGCGACCATGACACCGTCAGCTACACGAAGGATCGAGTCAATATTGCGGACACCTTCTGCATTTTCGATCTTCGCAATGATCTGCATATCACCGCCGACTTCTTCAAGCACACGACGGATCGCCAATATATCGGACGCACGTTGTACGAACGAAGCCGCGATGAAGTCCATATCCATCTCTACACCGAATTTGATATCAGCAATATCTTTTTCGGAAAGGAACGGCATCTGTACCGCAACATCGGGAACCGCAACACGTTTACCCGTGCTGACTTCACCCGTGTTGAGGATCTTCGTGATGATATCTTCTCCTTCTACACGTTCAACGAGAAGCTCTACCAATCCGTCCGACAAGAGAATACGGTTGCCCGGTGCAACTTCATGCGGAAGGTTCTTATGCGTAACGGAACAGATATCTACCGTACCTTCTACGTCACGACCTGTGATGATGAACTGTTTGCCTTCTTCGAGCAATACTTTTTTATCTTGGAATTTACCAAGACGCATTTCAGGACCTTTCGTATCGAGAAGATACGCAACAGGACTGCCTACACGTTCCGCTACTTCACGCAGTTTCATAATGCGTCCGCGCTGTTCTTCATGCGTACCATGCGAGAAGTTGAAACGTGCTACGTTCATACCGTTTTCAAGCAACGCCTCAATAATTTCGGGCGTATCGCTGCTCGGGCCCAAAGTACATACGATTTTCGTTTTCTTTTTCATGAAGCTCATGTATCGTTCCACCTTTATATTTATTAAAATTCGTTTCCTATTTCATCATTTGTCTGCAAATGACAGCGTGCGCTTCATCTGCTTCCGATTCCGGCACCAAGATCTCTTGCATACCATCTGTCTGCGATACACTTGCAGGACGAATATCAACCAAAATACCTTCTTCCGTCAGGATCGTTTTTAATATTTCTGCCTGTGCTCTATGATTTGCAATATAAATGACTGTCCACATAGCAACGACCCCTCTCCTTTTATGTTTTGGCAGTTTTTGGAAGAAGTTATTGATTATATTCTCTCTTTGGCAGGAAATCCCCTTCTGACAAGGACAGTTTGTGGCTGAGAAATTAAAAATATTTTACATTTTCATCACCCAAAAGCTGTTTGAGCGCTTGAAGCGCTTCTGCTGTCGGGTCTATCCAATACTGCTGTTCTGTTTTGATGACACGTTTTCCGCCCGGCAGATGAAGATAGACGGGTGTTGTTCCGTGATGATCTTTCAGTCTTACCTTCAAGGCATCAAACGTTTCATCATCGTCACGCCCTATTGTTATCTTCAGCCGCACTTCGGGCATCGTGTTTTCCATATCACGAATGATCTCAGCCAGTACCTTCGTCGCCTCACCGCCTTTGTCAAGTCTACCACTCAAAACGACAGGCACATCAGGCACTAAGAAAGACGCCGCTTTTTCCATTACTTTCGGGAATACGACGACTTCCACACGACCGCTGAAGTCTTCGACTTCCAAGAAACACATCGTTTCTCCGCGTTTTGTTATCATGCGTTTGGCACTCGCGATAAGACCTGCGACCGTGATGCGATCATTGTCTTTTCGTTCCTCACCAAACAGCTCGCTGATCTTCATATAGTTTTCCATACGCTGACGATATTTATCGAGCGGATGGCCTGTGATATAAAAGCCCGTCATCTCTTTTTCGAGTGCCAATATCTCTTCTGTCGGCAGTTCGTCTATATCGGGAAGTGCCACTTCATAGACATCGTCCATCTCTTCCGTATCGAACAGACCGATCTGACCGCTTGCACGTTCTCTGCGACGAATAGATGCCATCTCGATACAGCGTTCTAATACCGCCAACAGCTGAGATCGTTTTGCCCCGGTAGAGTCGAATGCTCCGCATTTAATAAGGCTTTCAAGGACTCGTTTGTTGACGACACGCATATCCATACGCGAACAGAAGTCCGTCAAGTCAGCGAACGGTCCGCCCGCTTCACGTTCTGTGATAACGGTATTGATCGCACTTTCGCCGACATTTTTGATAGCCGCCAGACCGAATCGCACTTTGCCATCGTCAACGCTGAACATCGCTTTGCTGGCATTGATATCGGGCGGCAATACCGACAGATCCATGCGTTTGCAATGCTCGATATACGAGCCTACTTTTTCATTGTCACCCATGACACTCGATAAGAGAGCTGCCATGAATTCGGGCAGATAGTGTGCTTTGAGATATGCCGTCTGATATACGATCAATGCATAAGCCGCACTATGCGACTTATTGAAACCATAGTCGGCGAAATGTGCCATCAGATCGAATATTTCATTTGCCAGTTTCGCATCGAAACCGCGCTCTGCTGCCCCTGCCAAAAAGTTCCCTTTCTGCGCTTCCAAAATGGCGTGCTTCTTTTTCCCCATTGCACGACGCAGAAGGTCTGCTTGTCCAAGTGTAAAACCGCCCATCGCAGATGCGATCTGCATAACCTGTTCCTGATAAAGAATGACACCGAACGTATCTTTTAAGATCGGCTCCAATACAGGATGCAAGTAGTGTATCTCGCTTTTGCCGTGACGGCCGTTGATAAAGTCAGTAACCATACCGCTGCCGAGCGGACCCGGACGGTATAATGCTACAAGCGGTATCAAGTCTTCAAACCTTTCAGGCTTCAACTCTTTGACAAGATTCGTCATACCGCCCGATTCCATCTGGAATACGCCTGCTGTTTCACCATGAGCAAGCATATCACAAGCCAGTTTGTCATCAAGCGGAATATCATTGATATCGATCGTGATACCGCGACTTTTTTGGATCAGTTCGATCGCATGTCCGATAACTGTCAATGTACGCAGTCCCAAGAAGTCCATCTTGAGAAGCCCGATCTCTTCTACCTTATCCTTGTCATACTGTGTTGTGTAGAATCCATCCGTACTGACTTGTATCGGCACATAGTCGGTCAACTGATGTTTGGCGATCACAATGCCTGCCGCATGTGTCCCCGAGTGACGCGGAAGCCCTTCGACTGCCCGCGCCAAGTCTATCAATTTTTTTACAGGTGCTTCTTGCTCATATACTTCCCGTAATTCCTTATTGCCATGCAATGCTTTATCGATCGTGATACCCAGTTCTGTCGGAACCATCTTGGCGATACGATCTACTTCATTGTAGGTCATATTGAGCGCACGACCAACATCGCGGATCGCCGCTTTGGCCGCCATCGTTCCGAAGGTAATGATCTGTGCTACATGATCTATGCCGTATCGTTTGGCAACGTAGTCGATGACTTCACCGCGTTTCATATAGCAAAAATCAATATCAATATCAGGCATCGTAACACGTTCGGGATTCAAGAATCGCTCAAAGAGAAGCTGATATTTGAGCGGATCGATATTGCTGATACCCAACAGGTACGCAACGATACTGCCCGCCGCCGAACCACGTCCCGGTCCTACAGCGATATCATGCTCTCTGGCATACTTGATAAAATCCCATACGATCAAGAAGTAACTGGAAAAGCCCATCTTGTCGATAACATCCAGTTCGTATGCCAATCGCGTGTGTACTTCGGCAGACGCCTCTTGTCCGTATCGCCAACCGATACCACCTTCACAAAGATGCTTCAGATAATCCGCATCAGAGGTGAATCCGTCAGGCAATTCGAACACAGGCAAAAACATCTCGCCGAAATCGAACGTGACATTACAACGCTCTGCGATCTCAAGTGTATTGTAGATCGCATCAGGTCGATTCGGGAACAGCGCATGCATCTCCTCAACATCCTTCAGATAAAAAGAATCGTTGGGAAACTTCATTCTGCCCGGTTCATCGACCGTCTTGCCCATCTGTATACACAAGAGAACGTCGTGGCACTCCGCATCTATACGGCGTACATAATGCAAGTCGTTCGTCGCTACCAGCTTAAGCTGATATTTTTCCGCGATCTTATACAGTTCTTCATTGACCAATCGTTCTTCTTCCAGCGCATGGTTCTGTACTTCGAGGTAAAACCGATCTGTTCCGAAGATCGAAATGAATTCTTCTGTCAGAGCATGCGCACCTTCAATATCTCCGCGCAATATCCGACAAGGGATCTCGCCTGCAATACAAGCACTGAGGCAAATGATACCCTCGCTGTACTCCCGTAATATCTCCATATCGATCCTTGGTTTGTAATAGAAACCTTCACTATAGCCGAGCGATACCAACTTAATGAGATTCTTATAGCCTTCGTTATTTTCGGCCAACAAAACCAAGTGGTAATACGCTCCGCCCTCAGCAGTATTCTTCTCGAATCGCGACCGCGGAGCAATATATACTTCGCAGCCGATGATCGGTTTGATACCATGCTTGATGGCAGTCTGATAAAACTCAATGACCCCATACATCGAACCATGGTCGGTGATCGCGATCGCAGGCATACCCAGTTCTTTGGCATGAAGCACCAGATCTTCAATACGGCTCGCACCATCCAATAGGCTATATTCAGTATGAACGTGTAAATGTACAAATTGATTATTTCCTATCTGCGGCACCATCTCTGTCCTCTCTCTCGTATTAAAGAAATTAAATAATTATAATTAGACGATACACCCTCAAAATCCTTCAAAATCGTCCTTTTGCCTGTTCATTTTTCTCTTTTCGATTTTATTTTCTATTATTTCATTTCTACTACTATATAAAAGAGGGATTTTACTCTTTGTTGTGGAATTAAACATAGTTTAATTTGTAAATAAAGAGGTGTATTCATTTTGTATAAAATCGGAATCTTGCAGCTCACACAAAATTTAGATACCGCCGTACATGGTTTCAAACAAGCCCTTGCCGGCGAAGAGGTCGAATACCTCTATTTCAACGTTGACGGTACGGTAGAAAAACTGCCTGCTTTCGCACAAAAATTGGTCGATGAAAACGTAGACCTGATCTTCGCTTGCACAACACCTGCAGCCAAAGCAGCCATCGCGGCAAGTGACCATATCCCTGTCGTCTACACGCCTGTATTCGACCCCATCAGCGTCGGTCTTGCACAGTCGATGGAATGTCCGGGCAACCACGCAACGGGCGTATCGGGCATGGTATCGGCAACGGATAAAGTCGCTTTTATCGAAGAACTTCTTCCCGAAGCAAAAACGCTCGGTATGCCGTTCGACCCGAACGACGAAAATGCAAAGATCGAAGTAGCTAACTTCAAAAAAGCGGCAGAAGGCCACTTCACGCTCATCGAGCTTCCGATCGCATCGGAGACCGATATTTCCGAATTGTCCGAGCTTCTCACCGATGAGATGGACGCTATCTTTATGCCGATCGGCAAACTGCTCGAAGACAACTTCGCAAGTATCGTCTACTACACAGACGACCTCGACCTTCCGATCATCGCATCGCACGCACCGAACATCGTCGGCGGTGCTGTCGGCGGTCTTGCGGCCAATCATGAAGCGCTCGGCTATGAATGCGGCCAAAAAGCCATCGATATCCTCGGCGGCAAAGACGCAGGTACGATTCCCGTCGGCTCTGTCAAAACGCCCGACGTTCTTCTCAACCAGTATGCGGCAGACAACCTCGATATCGAACTTCCGTCCTCTCTCGTAGAGCGCGCGAAAGAAATTTATAACTAATAGTTTAGGAGATGAATCCATGCTTTTGAATAGACAATCCGTAGAAATCTTAGCTCCCGCAGGCAGCTGGGAAGTCCTCGAAACAGTCATCGAGGCAGGCGCAGATGCCGTCTATCTCGGCGGTAAACGCTTCAATATGCGTATGCACCGTGCTGATACGAACTTTGATGACAAACAGCTTGAAGAAGCGATCAAATACGCTCACGCACACGGTGTCAAACTGTACGTAACAGTCAACAACCTTATCAGCAGTCGTGAGATCGACGCAATGCGCGACTATCTCATGCTCCTCGAACGCATCCAGCCTGACGCACTCATCGTACAAGACCTCGCTATCATGGAGCTCGCCAAAGAGATCGGTTTCACCGTTCCGCTCCATACTTCCATCATGCGCAACACGCACAACAGCGAATCGGTACGCAAATACCAAGAATACGGTATCACGCGTATCGTTGCCAGCCGTGACCTTACGCTCGATCAGATCCGCCTCATGCGTGAACAGACAGGCATCGAGATCGAATTCTTCATCCACGGTGATATGTGCGTATCGCAGAGCGGTCAGTGCGTTCATTCGGGCGTCGTATTCGGTCAGAGTTCTAACCGCGGTCGCTGTCTTAAACCGTGCCGCTGGCCGTACCAGCTTATCGACGAAGAAACGGGCGAAGTGATCCCCGATTCCGACCAGACGGGCCCGTACAAGCTCGCGCTCAAAGATATGTGTATGTATCGCCACTTGCCCGAACTCATTCAGGCAGGCGTTCACTCGTTCAAGATCGAAGGTCGTATGCGTACGGCAGACTTCGTAAAACGCATTGTATCCATCTATCGTCGTGCCGTTGACCGCTACTTGGCAGACCCGACATCCTACACGATCGACGAAAACGATTGGAAAGAACTCTACGAAAACCGTTCGCGTGACTTCTCCACGTGCTATGCACTCTCCAATACACTCGGCGCAAAACTCATCGGTTACGACGGAAGCCGCGAACCGCGTTTCTTCAGTCAGGCTGTTAAAGAAGCAACGCTCGATGTCAAAGCCAAACTCGGCAAAGACGAATCTCCTGCATTCAAAGCCCGCCCGCAGCTCTCTGTTCGCGTGGCATCGCTCAGCGCAGTAGAAGTCGCGTGTAAAAACGGCGCAGATATCATCTACATCGGCGGTGACGCATTCCGCCCGAACAAACCGTGGTCGCTCGCAGATATCCGCGAAGCAATGCGTATCGCTGAGCCGTACAATGTAAAAGTCGTCGTTATGACACAACGCATCACGCCGAACCCGATCCTCGGCGAGCTCGAACAGCACTTCACCGCACTCAAAGAGATCGCACCGCACGGCATCATGGTCAGCAACACGGGTGCAATGAAAATGGCAAAAGAAATCACGGGACTTCCGCTCTATGCAGACTTCTCGTTCAATACGTTCAACCATTACAGCACAAAATGGCAGTCCGACAACGGCATCGTACAATCGACGATGTCCGTAGAAGCATCGCACGAGCAGATCGTCGACCTTCTTCAGACGAGCCAATCGCCGATCGAGCTTATCGTTCACGGTCCGATCGAAGCAATGGTATCGGAACACTCCATCCCGTCGGCAGTCCTCGGTCTCGACAATGAAGATCAGACACCGATCTATCAGCATCAATACGCACTTCTCGATACGGCAGGTCAAAAACACAGCATCCGCTTTGACCAGCACGGTAAGAGCCACATCCTGCTCGCGAACGACTACTGCCTCTTCCCGTACCTGCCGAAATTAACAGGCGCGGCAACGTACCGTATCGAA
This genomic window contains:
- a CDS encoding U32 family peptidase, with product MLLNRQSVEILAPAGSWEVLETVIEAGADAVYLGGKRFNMRMHRADTNFDDKQLEEAIKYAHAHGVKLYVTVNNLISSREIDAMRDYLMLLERIQPDALIVQDLAIMELAKEIGFTVPLHTSIMRNTHNSESVRKYQEYGITRIVASRDLTLDQIRLMREQTGIEIEFFIHGDMCVSQSGQCVHSGVVFGQSSNRGRCLKPCRWPYQLIDEETGEVIPDSDQTGPYKLALKDMCMYRHLPELIQAGVHSFKIEGRMRTADFVKRIVSIYRRAVDRYLADPTSYTIDENDWKELYENRSRDFSTCYALSNTLGAKLIGYDGSREPRFFSQAVKEATLDVKAKLGKDESPAFKARPQLSVRVASLSAVEVACKNGADIIYIGGDAFRPNKPWSLADIREAMRIAEPYNVKVVVMTQRITPNPILGELEQHFTALKEIAPHGIMVSNTGAMKMAKEITGLPLYADFSFNTFNHYSTKWQSDNGIVQSTMSVEASHEQIVDLLQTSQSPIELIVHGPIEAMVSEHSIPSAVLGLDNEDQTPIYQHQYALLDTAGQKHSIRFDQHGKSHILLANDYCLFPYLPKLTGAATYRIEGHIYDDEHLAFLLQTYRAELDSLYAAPQEEANAERLASLKENAPRPLGIGALRFRVSR